CTTAGGCACATCATTGTGGCAGCTTCCTCCATGATGCTAAGCGATCCATTTAAGTTAGCGATGGAAGACGTATCGGCGAATGTGGCAACAAACTACTATACGCGGTTATCCTCTCTGCAAACGCCTCTTGGACAAATGAAATTGATCGAGCCGTCGATTCAATCTGTTTTGATCTATACGCCAGTCGGCGAACTGTTTGCTACAAATGATCTTAGGAACAGTCAGGTTAGCCTTAGGGATACGACCTTAGCACGTTATTTGGATAGGACGGATCGTGTCGTTTGGGTGGAAGATCATGAGGATCTCCTGTTCTCGGGGAAACAGAGGGTCATATCGATGGTCATGAAGCCTGTCACGGATCACAATGTACGTGATGTTTATGTCGTCGTTAATGTGAAAGAAGACGCACTTCGCAGTGTCGTCACGGACGATTTGCTCGATCATGCCAGTACGTATTTTCTGATTTCACGGAGTGGCGAGACCGTTCTGCCGATCAATAGCCCGAGGTCCGCCTTTCAAGATGATCCAGCTTTTCTAGCGCAACTGCAATCTCAAGACCGTGGATTTTTCAAATACAACCTTGCAGGCAAGCCTTATTTAGTCAATTATTCGCGGTTGACCATGACCGGCGACTGGACGATGGTTAGTTTGCAAACCCAATCGGATCTGCTGCGTCAGGTGAACAAGATCAAAACAACCACGCTCATCATCATGTTATGCTGTATCGTCTTAGCCTTCATCTTGTCCAATGTCATCTCGAGCGTGCTGCTCAAGCCGCTGCATAAGCTGCAGGGACTGATGAAGAAGGTAGAAAACAATAACCTGGAGGTAAGGTTTTCCAGCAACTATAAGGATGAAGTCACGCAGGTAGGGTTGAAATTTAACCGAATGCTGGAAGAAATCGCCTCGCTTATTGAGAATGTGAAGGATGCCGAATTCGAGAAGCGCAAGATGGAAGCGAAAGCGCTCCAGGCGCAAATCGATCCGCATTTTCTATACAATACCTTAAACACGATTCTATGGAAGTCGGAGTCCGCCCAGAACCATGACGTTTCCGAGATGATTGCCTCGCTCTCGCTGCTGTTCCAGCTAGGTCTCAACGGCGGCAACGAAATGACGACGTTATCCAAAGAAATAGACCATGTCAGGCAATATCTGACGATTCAGCAAAAATGCTACGAGGATTTGTTTCAATACACGATTGAAGTGGAGGATGACTTGCTGCTGGAGGAAGACATATTGAAAATTATCTTGCAGCCGCTGGTGGAAAATGCCATTCTACACGGATTTCAGGAAATGGAACAGATGGGGATCATCAGGATCTCCATCACACGTTCAGCTGCTAGTCTGCTGCTTAGGGTGGAAGATAATGGCGCAGGCATGGACGTCCAACCCGTCATGGCGAATATGCGGGTCGAGCATCCGCCACAGAAAAGCTATGCCCTTCGTAATGTCTATGGACGATTGCGGCTGCATTACGGCAGTGAGGCTAACATCGAATTGTCCAGCGAACCCTATGTATCTACCTCGGTCACACTAATCATACCACTAGCAGATGAGGGATATAACGATGACGACAGAACTTAGGATGTGTGTAATTGATGATATCAAGACAGTGGTGGAAGGGATCACAGGTCAAATTGATTGGGAATCGCATGGTATTCGCATTGTCGGAACAGCAAGCAATGGCGAGAATGGCATTGAACTCATCCACAGAACGGAGCCCCACATCGTCCTGACTGATATTCGCATGCCCAAAATAAACGGTTTGGAGATGACCAAGCAGGTTCTGAAAAAACTTCCGCGCACAAGAATTGTTTTTCTAAGCGGATATACCGACTTTGAGTATGCGCAGCAGGCCGTTCAGCTTGGCGCTTTTGATTATATTGTTAAACCCTATACACCGAGGAAAATTATTGAAGTGGTCCTAAAGGCGAAATTGTCGATTGAGGAAGAAATAGGCGAAACGCAGCGGTATCATGAAATGGAAAGAAAGCTGCGGGAAAGCTTGCCGTATCTGAGGCAGGAATATTTTCAACTGCTGCTGCAATTTCGCACAACACCGGAACAAGCGGTCAAACGTTGGGACTTTTTGAACATTGGACTGGAACGGGAGCACTTCGTTGTTATGCTGACGGAAATCGATCAGTTTGCCGAACAAACCGAGACTTTGCCTGTGCAGGAGGTAGAGTTGATTCGATTTACGGTACAAAATATTTTGGAAGAAACATTAAGGGGTTTCACCAAAGGATTTGTGTTCCGTGATAACACGAACCGGTTTGTCGCCATCTTCAATTTGCCCGATTACCTGAGCGTGGAAGCCATTGCCGAACAGTGTCGTGAAAATGTAGAGAAGTATTCCAGATATACGGTGTCCCTGGGTCTTGGGGAAGAAGTTTTGGCGATACATCAAATTTCGTATTCCTATGAGCAGGCGCTCTCTGCCCTTTCTTACAGTTTCTATACGGGCGGCAATACGGTATACAGCTATCAAAATATGAGTACGGAGCACGAAACAGCGCCGCGCTACTCGCCAGAGAAGGAAAAAGAGCTTTTCTATTGTCTGCGGTCCGGCAACATGAACAAAGCATTTGATATCGTAGACGAGCTATTTGTGGCAACCGTGACGAGCGTCGTACCTCCGGCGCCAGAAGCGGTGAAGGGGTACTGCGATGATTTGGCTTTTCTGATCAATCGTGTTTTCTCAGAGAAACTCACTTCGGAAGAGATGAAACAGATCGAACGCCAGTTGATGCAAATTAAAAATCAACCCTTGTATAAACTCAAGGAGCTCCAAGGCAATATCAAGGAACTATGCAGGATCGGCTGCGAATTGATTCAGAAACGACATGTGGAGGATGCGAATCAAGTGGTGGAGCAAGTGATTGCGCATATCCGTCAACATGTCGCCTCCAACATGACTGTTAATGATTATGCCAAGCTCGTATATTTGAGCGGCAGCTATTTTGCCAATCTGTTCAAGAAAGTCACGGGGATGACCGTCGTTCAGTTTGTGACAACAGAGCGGATGGAGCAGGCCAAGATTATGCTCGCCCAAGGCAAACAAGTGCAAGAAATCGCCCAAGCCCTTGGATACGAAGACAGGCCGCATTTCAGTGAATTGTTTAAAAAACATACAGGTAGAACGCCCTCTGAATTTAAACAGTTGTATAGCGCAAAGTAGGGAGTAGCGCCGCGCTGCGTCGTGTGGAGCAGTCCCCTTAACGAGTGTGGAAAGGCCGTCCCTTCAGTGCGTGTGGAGAGACGCGCGCGGATCCTGGGCGCGCGTTGTGTCGCCGCCGCATGGCGGCTGTCAAACCCCACGCGAGGGCCGCCACGCCTGCTAACGAACTGTATCATCCTTATTGACGCGAAAACGGCAGCTTTTTCAATCTAATGAACTCTAGCCATGTTATGAAGCAGAATAGGGGCGGAATTGTGATCATTTGCCTGCAATAACGCATCTGGAATTCTTTAATATTTCAAATATGCCCATTTCGGGCCAATTAAGGGTTATGGAGTTCGTAAGTATATGCTTACCATCGGAAAAGGGGCTGTCCCGCAAGGTCAATGGACCCGGCGGAACAGCCCCTTCGTAATATCAATCAAGAGAGCGAATTATATAGTTGATGATATCTCCTTCATAGGCCATTCCCGAGTAGAAGAGCATAAATTCGACGGGAATATCCACGGTGAGCACATCTTCCAATATTATCGGGATGCTGGGAGCGACATCGGAAGATTGCAGGATCCAAGACTTGCTTTTCCAAGCGAGTGCTCCTTCGGGGCCTGCAATGAGATCTTCGTTACCTGCCTCGGCAACGAAAATATACATGCCACCTACTTGATTCCAAGTAGCTATACCTTTGAATTGAACAGATTGGAGGGTCAGTCCAGTTTCCTCTTTAACTTCACGAACAACGGCATCGTGTGGCGTTTCACCGGGCATAATCTTGCCTCCCACACAATTCCACATATGTTGAAAAGGGGGGGTGTTCCTTCTAAGCATCAAAAATTGAAGATCCTTATAAATAAAGCAATGCACATAGGGAATATGCATCATTACTGCACTAGCAAGCTAATTAATTTCTCTTTAAAAAGAGAATTATTAATCGTTTTGCAAACTGTAGCATTAGGAGTATGACCTGCAAATCCGTCCGAAATAGCAAGTTTGCTGCCGTCATTTATAATCACCTGACCATAGGTAGCTTCTTCTGTTGTACATACATAGCAATAACACAATTTGTCCTCCGCCACAATTTCATTCCAAAGCACAACACCCATTGCCACAGCATCAGGTAAATCAACGATATGTTCATTGCTTCTTTGTAAATTGTATGCAAGCAAGGAGCGGTTGCAGTTAACGGAGAACTCAGCTTCTTTCTTACCGCTTGCGAGCAGATCAGCCATGTCTTCCTTATTCAAAGCAGCTTCTCCCAGACATACGTCAAACCCAATGATCGTAGTAGGTATGCCTGAGCCCAGCATAATACGGTAAGCCTCTGCATCGACATACACATTAAATTCAGCAACAGGCGTGGTATTCCCGGGGCCAAAGCCGGATGTGCCCATGGTGAAAATATGCTTGACCTTTTTCATAGTTTCTGGTGCTCTCATGATGGCAAGAGCAATGTTCGTAACTGGACCTATGGTAACAATTTCGATTTCACCAGGGTTATTTTCAATAATGTCAAGGATCGCATCCACGGCATGTTTGCTTTCTGGTCGGAGAGTAGGATGAATTAGATCACAATCGCCCATGCCATCTTCACCATGAACATTTACGGCAGTAACCAAATCACGCATCAGTGGTTTGGCAGCTCCTACATAAAGAGGCGGTTGCTGCCCATTAGCCACTTCGATAGTCATTAGTGCATTGTTAGTTGCCAATTCAACAGGGACATTGCCACAAATGGTTGTTATCGCTTCCACTGTAACATCCGTTGATTTTAAAGCCATAATTAACGCTACAGCATCATCACTTCCAGTGTCTGTGTCAATAATTAATTTTCTCATATAAGAGACCTCCATTTCGTATTTGATCTCATTATATAAACCCGTTTACAATGAAAATAGGTCAAATGACCAAAAACGAAAGAAGGTGAACATATGGATTTGAAAGAGATTATGAATGAGGTACCGACATCTGTTAAGCAAGAATTTATATATAGAAAGCATAAGAAAGGCAGCTTGATTATTCATCCGAATGAACAAAATAATTATTTGTATATCCTTACTGCCGGCTTGGCTGAAGTGTATAGACAAAGTTATGAAGGAACGATGCTTTCGCTATATTTGTATGATTCCTATAGTTGTTTCGGGGAAATTGAAATTTTTAATGACCAAATGAAAACGCTCGGTGTGATTGCCAAAGAAGATTGTGAAACGATTGCTATCCCGAAAACAAAAGTGTATGAATGGATGAGACTCGATTTTAATTTCAATTGTTACTTGATTAAGCAACTTGCTTCCAAACTAATTTCAAGTTCGGAAACCGCCGCGCAGCTATCCTTGCTAACAGCGAAAGATCGTATTTTATTAAGCATACTTAATCATTATAAAGTTGGTGATTTAGAGAACCTTACCAAGCAGTTGTTATCCAGTGAGGTCTGCGTGCCAATTAGAAGTTTGAATCGTTCCATTGCTCAGTGCATGAATGAGGGTTTTATCAATTATCAACGCAAGAAATTTACCGTAAATTCGATTGAAGAGATGGAGAGGTATGTTGCAGATTTATTGTGAAAAATAAAACAAGGCTGCCGTGAAATCATCGGCAGCCTTGTTTGCGCTATTGCTTGTTGCGGTAAGTGCGGGGCGTCGTGCCGACGAGTTTTTTGAAGGCGCGTCCGAAATACGAAAAGCTGTTAAAGCCGACCGATTGCGATATTTCCGTAATCGGCATATTGGTGTTCGCGAGCAGCCGCTTCGCATGATGAATCCTCGTGTGGTTGAGGAAATCCGTAATCGTCAGGCCGATCGTTTTTTTGAACAAATGGCACAGGTAATACGGGTTGATATAGAGATCCTGGGCAAGCTTCTCCAGCGGAATATCGGATTGGAAATTTTGCGATAAATATTTCACGGCTTCTTCGATTTTGGG
Above is a genomic segment from Paenibacillus sp. HWE-109 containing:
- a CDS encoding Crp/Fnr family transcriptional regulator — its product is MDLKEIMNEVPTSVKQEFIYRKHKKGSLIIHPNEQNNYLYILTAGLAEVYRQSYEGTMLSLYLYDSYSCFGEIEIFNDQMKTLGVIAKEDCETIAIPKTKVYEWMRLDFNFNCYLIKQLASKLISSSETAAQLSLLTAKDRILLSILNHYKVGDLENLTKQLLSSEVCVPIRSLNRSIAQCMNEGFINYQRKKFTVNSIEEMERYVADLL
- a CDS encoding NUDIX hydrolase — its product is MMHIPYVHCFIYKDLQFLMLRRNTPPFQHMWNCVGGKIMPGETPHDAVVREVKEETGLTLQSVQFKGIATWNQVGGMYIFVAEAGNEDLIAGPEGALAWKSKSWILQSSDVAPSIPIILEDVLTVDIPVEFMLFYSGMAYEGDIINYIIRSLD
- a CDS encoding response regulator, with product MTTELRMCVIDDIKTVVEGITGQIDWESHGIRIVGTASNGENGIELIHRTEPHIVLTDIRMPKINGLEMTKQVLKKLPRTRIVFLSGYTDFEYAQQAVQLGAFDYIVKPYTPRKIIEVVLKAKLSIEEEIGETQRYHEMERKLRESLPYLRQEYFQLLLQFRTTPEQAVKRWDFLNIGLEREHFVVMLTEIDQFAEQTETLPVQEVELIRFTVQNILEETLRGFTKGFVFRDNTNRFVAIFNLPDYLSVEAIAEQCRENVEKYSRYTVSLGLGEEVLAIHQISYSYEQALSALSYSFYTGGNTVYSYQNMSTEHETAPRYSPEKEKELFYCLRSGNMNKAFDIVDELFVATVTSVVPPAPEAVKGYCDDLAFLINRVFSEKLTSEEMKQIERQLMQIKNQPLYKLKELQGNIKELCRIGCELIQKRHVEDANQVVEQVIAHIRQHVASNMTVNDYAKLVYLSGSYFANLFKKVTGMTVVQFVTTERMEQAKIMLAQGKQVQEIAQALGYEDRPHFSELFKKHTGRTPSEFKQLYSAK
- a CDS encoding sensor histidine kinase yields the protein MKRWYYQLSLRQRLRISVLMLTILSIALTGIMSYWIAFRSTERGAFISSQNTLNKSARVLDEKLRHIIVAASSMMLSDPFKLAMEDVSANVATNYYTRLSSLQTPLGQMKLIEPSIQSVLIYTPVGELFATNDLRNSQVSLRDTTLARYLDRTDRVVWVEDHEDLLFSGKQRVISMVMKPVTDHNVRDVYVVVNVKEDALRSVVTDDLLDHASTYFLISRSGETVLPINSPRSAFQDDPAFLAQLQSQDRGFFKYNLAGKPYLVNYSRLTMTGDWTMVSLQTQSDLLRQVNKIKTTTLIIMLCCIVLAFILSNVISSVLLKPLHKLQGLMKKVENNNLEVRFSSNYKDEVTQVGLKFNRMLEEIASLIENVKDAEFEKRKMEAKALQAQIDPHFLYNTLNTILWKSESAQNHDVSEMIASLSLLFQLGLNGGNEMTTLSKEIDHVRQYLTIQQKCYEDLFQYTIEVEDDLLLEEDILKIILQPLVENAILHGFQEMEQMGIIRISITRSAASLLLRVEDNGAGMDVQPVMANMRVEHPPQKSYALRNVYGRLRLHYGSEANIELSSEPYVSTSVTLIIPLADEGYNDDDRT
- a CDS encoding nucleoside hydrolase gives rise to the protein MRKLIIDTDTGSDDAVALIMALKSTDVTVEAITTICGNVPVELATNNALMTIEVANGQQPPLYVGAAKPLMRDLVTAVNVHGEDGMGDCDLIHPTLRPESKHAVDAILDIIENNPGEIEIVTIGPVTNIALAIMRAPETMKKVKHIFTMGTSGFGPGNTTPVAEFNVYVDAEAYRIMLGSGIPTTIIGFDVCLGEAALNKEDMADLLASGKKEAEFSVNCNRSLLAYNLQRSNEHIVDLPDAVAMGVVLWNEIVAEDKLCYCYVCTTEEATYGQVIINDGSKLAISDGFAGHTPNATVCKTINNSLFKEKLISLLVQ